The Lactobacillus sp. CBA3605 genome contains a region encoding:
- a CDS encoding alcohol dehydrogenase yields MRLKDLTGVTFTRLTVIERAESAPNGNARWLCQCSCGRKVVVDSYRLRKEITKSCGCLRADVSRKNIFENPKTRQNMGRSDNLPLYQGTSVDRLKPNSRNRSGVIGVSFDRCSQKWVARLMYRGRLVLNQQFADMDDAILARKQAEQHYVMPVLAEYAKSSAE; encoded by the coding sequence ATGCGATTAAAAGATTTAACTGGGGTAACTTTTACCCGTTTAACAGTGATTGAACGGGCCGAAAGCGCACCTAATGGCAATGCACGCTGGTTATGTCAGTGTTCGTGTGGGCGAAAAGTGGTTGTTGACAGTTATCGGTTGCGTAAAGAAATTACGAAGAGTTGTGGCTGTTTACGGGCCGACGTCAGTCGAAAAAATATCTTTGAAAATCCTAAAACCCGTCAAAATATGGGCCGTAGCGATAATTTGCCATTATATCAAGGTACGTCCGTAGACCGTTTGAAGCCGAATAGTCGTAACCGCAGTGGTGTTATCGGTGTTTCTTTTGATCGGTGCTCACAAAAATGGGTGGCCCGCTTAATGTATCGTGGTCGCTTGGTTTTAAATCAGCAATTTGCTGATATGGATGATGCTATTTTAGCGCGCAAACAGGCGGAACAACATTATGTGATGCCCGTGTTAGCCGAATATGCCAAGTCAAGCGCGGAATAA